TCAAGTTATACAACATACAGCTTTCAGAGCCCAACATTTAAGACTAGCAACACCACCCACTTTATTAACCAGTAATACAAATTCACAAAAAAAGACCCTGTTAAAGTACAATTGTTAACGCATGAATTACAAGCTGTACTGCACCAAATACAATTTGAAGAAATACAAAAGTTTTACCCAAAGTAAAAAAGATCAAAAGCAACAAATGACCCACATACATGATGAATCTGTTATCTAAGAAAACGACCACTATGTTATGTCTTGTCACAATGTTCACATTATTTTGATTATTTCTGAACTGTAAGAACAtacgtttactttttttttttttttttttttttcttttcaggtTAGTCGTATAGATTATTAAcacaataaatattaaatataaaacctAATTTTAAGATTAAAATATATGAAATTTGTATAACGAGAACAAGAAAAGTAGATCTTGATGCCAAATGCAAAGTAACAATTCATTTGAAAAGAAGGGAAAATTAACATTCGAGTAAGTGAAACTTTTGTCACAAATCAGACAAGATACAGCTGAAAGAACTCGTCTTTTTACAAAGTATCCCAATTTAACACACCCTTTGATCATAACCTTTAACTTTACCAATTCACAATTGTGTCATCTTTTTTGTCCAAAAGTTGTGTGTTTTCTTATCTACCTCAATGTTCCGTTACGAGTTTATTACCTTCGAGTCGTACCCTTCTTGTTGAATCATGTGACGATTAGGACGACTTTAAGCCTTAGACTTCCATCCCACTGCAAGACAAACCGAAATTCAAGTTCAATTATGTATCATTTATAATAAATTTGATTGATGAACTGTAGGAATCTGCTAACGACAGTCCTCGTTAACGTGCAAAAAATGGATGTGCATTTCAATAACTGCCATTATAAAGTAATTGTGTAACCGCAATGTACAATCAATCTATGAATGCTAACGATAACCCTAAGTGTTGTCGTTAAACTGTTCCTAGAATGTATACAAGACAAAGTGAAGCTAAACAACTTGAAAGATAATTTCAATGTTATTATAACTCGAATAGACCAAATTAACAATAGGAAAACATAATCAAGTAAAAAGTAACAACCTTCAACACAATTCAGTAATTTCGAGTCATGTTCCTGGCAATCGAATTTGAGTTACTAGACGATCTACTTCTTCGACTCCCTCTCAACGGAGTCAAGTAAAATCTCAGCAGCCCGCTATCCGTATGCTTAGGCGAATACCTCGCGCTTCGATTCCTTTCAAGAACAAACTCATCACCTCCAACTCTTTTATTCTTCCCATTACCAAATTCAGAGCTCGATTTCTTCATATTATGCGACGAATTCCTCCAACTCACACTACTATTGCTTCGAAACAGATTCCTATTATTCCCATTCTCTTGCCATGATTCGGAGTACGATCTCGCCACACCATTCACTCTACTACAccgatcatcttcatcatctttattCCCACCACGACGATGAATAAAACCCCAAATTTTCCACTTCCAACGTCTGGACTTCTTACTCTCCTTCTTCTCAACCCCGTtatccctaaaccctaaccctatctCAAATGTCTCAGAATAATCATCTCTTAACGAATTCGAATTCGAATCCCTTCTTAATTCTTGTTCACATCCAATACTTGGAGCTCTTAACCCTTTATTAGAGGGGTAATTATTGTAATCAATAGTTGCAGGAGATACTTTAGCATTCGAAACAGGGGCAAGGGCAGCTGAACGGGCAGCTGCACCAGCCTCGGGTTTTATATTTGTATCATCCATTTCTGCAACCACAGCAGCAGCCATTTTGCGAATCGAATTCGATCTATCGAGACTTTTTCTTCTTCTAGAAGAAGAATCAGTGTAATACTCTCGTGTTTGAATCGAACCACCGGGAACGAACTCGTCCGATTTCGCCGGTTGTTCGACGGAAATTTGCATATCGGATCTCGGGACATGAACAACGATCGGAACGTCTTCTACCATCGGAGGAAGGCGCGGGAATGTTCTTCCGATCATGTAACCGTCCCACGAAGCCCTAGGTTCATCAAACGAGTACCTCGGGTCATCAAATGAGACCCGACCCGCATCGAGTGAAAACCTAGGGTGATCCACGTCACACGAACGTCTTCCGAATCCGTAATCAGCGATTTCTGACTGTGTCTCGCGATACTGACGTGAAATCGGTTTCTCTATAGGCAATTTAGACGACGATACGACGTCGTTTGGACTCTTTTTCTGTTTTCTTCTCCACGTTTGCCATTTTTTACTTAAAACTGAAGCTGCTGACCAGAAGTTTGACTTTGTTGACTTTTTTGACTGTGAATCGAGATCTATATGAATATGATCCTTcattgtttttatttttaattcgtCGGTACTTGCATCTTCAACTGGTAACTCTTCTATTTCGTTTATTTCTCTAGAAACGACGTCGTTTGGGACTTCAATTTCGTTCACATTTATTTCAATTTCTTGTTCGAGTTCAGTTCCGTTAGCTCTGTTTTTCAAATGTTGCTTGTTTACATCATCAATTGTGAAAAGTGAATAAAGCGTGTTACGTACGTCACACGATTTCCGTTGCAATTCGTAACCGCCGGTGGAGAATCCTAATCCGTCGTTTCTGGCCGCGGAGAATGATTTCGTACGGCGGAGCTCCGGTAAGAATGAGGAAGAGGTTTTAGCTGTTGCGGTTGTTGATGATTTGTTTCTGTAAGCTTCGAAAGTAGTGTAGATTGATTTTAGAGCTGCGGTTGCGGAAGAGGTAGAGTTCCGGCGAGAAGAGGAGGTACCGGCGGCGGCGGCAGCGGATTGATCTAAAGTTGTGAGACGTTCGCAGAGGCATAAAGGACAGAAGCCGGAGAAGTTTTCATCGGGATGACGGTCGCAGCTGAAGGAAGAACGTGGTGGTTGTAATGGTAGTGGCGGTGGAGGCGGTGGTAGTTGGTCAGTTGTTGTGGGATTCATAAccggcggtggtggtggtggttgtaagGAAAAGGGGGTGTAATACGCACTGTGTTCATGTTAGCATTAATGAATGTAAGTTAACGTTAAATGTGTGAATGTGAAAGTGTGAAAGAATAAAATGAAGAGAGCGTCGATAACAGGTACCAACGGATACTCAAGGAAGATGTATAGATATTTGAGaagtattaaaatttaaaatactccCACGAATTAAGTGGTATTGTACAAATAAatttaaataagtatatatatatatatatatatatatccactttTAAAATTATTTCACTAAATGTTTGCGTTATTTAGTTGTACAATTTATCTATAGTTTATATTAAAATCatataatgatgatgttattattagattatttcatttgttaagaaaaaatcaaaaataaaaagaaaaaaatctaagccaccttgatgatgttattaacattaattaaatatattattatttatttatgattTTTATCATACATACcattcttaactttaataataacatatttacccACTTAAATATGATTATATCATATGAGCTCATTTTAAACATATAAACTCATCATATTTACTCATTTATTCAATCTTAATGTGATACGTCTTTATGCCCTAATTTTTTTTAGCGGCAATTATTCATGCTTGCTTGTAgtcggacggagggagtattattattatattattattattattattcaaatataggttttttttacgggattaattacgttacatatgtatgcgaaatacatgtctcaataaaatgttgtaatgtaaattttatgataagaaaaataataatcgtgatcaaaattgaaagtaagtggtgggagaataaatgtagttcatttattctgactaagttaagtaatcaatatgtttgtaaaaacaataacaagtttcttagtcggaatatgtggttccacgggtcattaaactaaacgacTTTAACATTTACGTCCACTTAATACATAATATACAtcgttaaactgtttcatttaaacaataTTCGTTAAACATTTACGTGGAATCACGAACATTATgtatttaaacaaactcgtgattatattaaaatacattaataaattatactagtgaaatgacccgtgaaatcacgggtttgtttaaatgaaacagttatatatatattttatgattcGATTAGTATAATTTCTTTTATATCACTTAATACAAAAATTGTTTGCGTTCTATTTACAAGAAAGTTATATAATACTGTATAAGATAGAAAACTATTGGTATATATTTACTAATCTCTAATTATTTATTAGGTTATATAAGGTTATGTTTTAATTTGTTTAGCAAAAATAGGAATTTTCCTATTTCAAAGATTTATACAATAGTTAATAGTGATTATACAATCaacttatattttttctataaAGCTATAGAGAGCATAAATTTTTTTTTGCAGAAATTGAcgctatataatataaatatagtcTTAAGAGCAACATAGGCCAAAAtttatagtaaatgaaaagaatgtATGCTTtccaaaatatataaaaaaaaaaaaaataataaatgataagaCTCTATGATAACTAatcctttaattttttttttctaaaaaccaacaatattattattaataagaatcattACAGTGTGCTTAAATTTAGCTCATTACCACGAAGCTAAACTAAACAGACAAATGCTAGAACACGAATAAATGTCGGAGATGtagatgtaaagacccgtcctaatccataagaacgaatacaataacatatgattacatcgcggggtatttgacctctatatgatacattttacaaacattgcattcgttttaaaagacaaactttcattacatcgaaagttgacaggcatgcataccatttcataatatccatctataaataatctaatctgtcatttacttaatcataatctttactgaattcaacgacttgaatgcaacgtcttttgaaatatgccatgaatgattccaagtaatatctttaaaatgagctaatgcacagcggaagatttctttaatacctaagaataaacatgctttaaagtgtcaaccaaaagattggtgagttcattagtttatcataatcattcattttcatcattttaatagaccacaagaatttcatttccatttctcataaatatacgtcccatgcatagagacaaaaatcattcatatggattgaacacctggcaaccgacattaacaagatgcatataagaatatcccctatcattccgggaaatccatcggacatgataaaacaacatcgaagtactaaagcatccggtactttggatggggtttgttaggcccaatagatatatctttaggattcgcgtcaattagacgtgcactaattctcaaaattagtgatgttccctaattcttaggctaccaagtaaaaaggggcatattcggcttcgatcattcaaccatataatgtagtttcgattacttgtgtctatttcgtaaaatatttataaaagcgcatgtattctcagtcccaaaaatatatattgcaaaagcatttaaaaagggagtaatgaaactcactctacaatattttgtagtaaaaatattcgttcgactgaactgaacaatgcagggttggcctcggattcacgaacctatatcattcatatatatatattaacacatataatcgtaaccgaataatttatttattaattgttattttagtaacttatatgtttcattaataacttaattatctatatttattttatattctttagaTAAATAAATAGTATTTATTACAAATATATcactatagttatgttatatgtaataaatatatttttttcctatatatataatatttatttaataaattaataataataatcttaatagtgataatgaaaataataactttgataataatatgataatgtaaataaaattatataaaaatcacgttaatgaaaataataataatgatagtaataattttaattataatgtaaatttttttaatattcgtgataataataataataataataataataataataataataataataataataataataataatgaaataataacagtaagagtattagtaataactatctcaaaggagtagccctaaacAAAATGCTCTGTTTATTAATTTCTATTTTAACTTATGGATTAAACCCATGTAACCACTATAACTGTCATCTCCATAATCATCATTTCTTTATTATCATCATTTCATCACCATCTATATAATCGTAAtcctaatctaattattattataatccttATCAATATCATCATTATCGTTACCTAATCATTTAAACATCATCCCTCATGAACATATATTTATCATAATCACTATCATGTTATTGATGAATCCTCACATGATGGACTTAGATTTTCGTGGCCTATCCAAAAACAATACACGGCCCACTGCCAAGCCGATATAGAAAATAGGAAATTCCTAGCCCAACTATTTTACTGTCCAATACACATTCGTGGGTTAGGGTAATTACGCGAATAGGAACAACATATGAGTCTTCTGCTCTTCGTCATTCATCATCAATCTTTAAACATAATCATTTATCTTCACCACCACTCACATCATCATGTTAACACAgactcatcatcattcatgatataTACGTATCATTAACATATTCATCCTCATGTAACGTGTatatatcatcattataattacaTCGACATCGTGACATCTTTATCATCGTTCATATTATTCATACATCATCATCATGCATTACGTCCATCATCATCATGCAttacatccatcatcatcattaaaatttTCTTCCTCATCGTTATAATGAATGAATCAAATTAAAATCATATGTGTATTGGGCTTAATTGGGTTGAGTCTTTATGTTATGACCTTTTCAAATAATGGGGCCTGCGATCCAACAGCCACACATAAGTTAAAATTCGCCTTGATTAATTTAAATTAAAGGAATATATGAACGTGGAATTTAGGATCCAAGTGGTATTGGTTTATTAGCCGTCGACCAACAAAACGTCTTTATCACCCTTTTCCCCTTTTCTAGTTATTTTCAATATTTATAGTCTTTATCATTGATAATATGAGAGATAGAAACAGATGTAGAAAACAGAAAAGAACAGCAGCTACAGCTGCTGTTTTGGGCTGTGATTTCGAGTAGAAACAGATGTACAGCAGAATCAATAGTGTAACAGCGTAACAGGAGTAGAAGGTGACGGTTTGGTTGGGTTTTGAGAGAAAGACAAAAGTGGTCCTTGTGGCATTTGGTTGCGAGATGATGGTGTGGTTGTGGTGGTGGATATATGTTGTTTTCAAGGGTGGTGGTGACTCTCGACAATTTAAAACAGAAGCAAGACAGAATTCTAACAAAAGCATGGCGGTGGTGATTGTTTGATGAATTGTAGTGGTATTGCAACGGTGGAGGTTGGTTCATGGGTTTGTAAGTTTTAACCGAATAGAAAGAAAATCAAGTGGCAATAGGTGTGTGTCGATTATAATGGTTGTTCTTGTTTGATATTGGTTGTCTGTGGTGGGTATCGAGTTAAATAGAAAACAGAATAAAAAGGAGGAAGAAAAGTGGTGTGATGTAGGGTTGTAGTTCAAAGAAGGTGGTGGTTTACATGATGAAGTGGTGGTGGAATTGATGATTGGTGATGGAGGCTCACGAGTCAATATGGTGATGGTTTGATTAAAAACGAAAATTGAAGGATTGAAACGCGAAGGTGGAGGTTGAAAGTTGATAGACAAGGTCATGAAGTGGGTGGTTTGGTTCATGAACCAAACAAATATAAAGTTTGCAGCCGGGTTTGTTAAGGTTCACAAAAggaagaaaaaaattatatatatatattagaaaggtGGTAAAGATGGTTGTTTGAGTCGAATAACTTACAGAAGGCAAGTGATGGTAATCGAGAAGCATATGATGGTTGAAGATGTTGATCGAGCATGAAGGTGATGGCTCGTTGTTCTTGATGAGTATGGCCGATGGTGATCCAGTGTAGTGAAGGTTGATGGAGAAAGAAAATATAAGATGGGTTTGAGTGATGGTTTAATATGTTGAATATGGTGACTCCATTCATACttatgtaacataaatatatataaagtatgataaaatacatttaataattgAATCACACTATCTAAATTCAATTCGCGGTTATCTAGCAATCAATTGAAAACatgaattattatattaataatataataataaacgtgttTTAAAAACATCTAGCAGCCTTAACTTTAAATTTttgtgccgacagtttttcacGAAATGCTATATCGTACCccattgttaattagtggcggataaaagtcttcaaaaaaaattccaaatttttacattaattatctttattcattttggtcattatggtataaaattcgatcagtaactattaaataaaaattacattaattattcactctcatccctaagtaaaatataaaaagttttaaaattcaacaaatagttcctaaatacatttttaataagcctaaaatttatattactcatttttggatcaccgtttattttaaattcacctaagtttgaacttaacttatttatataaccatcgaatgataaacgagtgcttctatcgtttactaaataaattcgtaactatatttatatattcaatataccttatttatagatatagatatgttttaaataataattattatatattgttttattttacatagttaattataatatatttcaaattattatttatatatatgtatatatatatatatacacacacatatctacttacaattaattgttcgtgaatcgtcggaaatggtcgaaggtcaaacgaTCTCATTAaaaaagttcaaaaattttgagagtcaacattacagactttgattatcatgtcgaaatcatataaagattaagtttaaatttggtcggaaattttcgggtcgtcacagtacctacccgttaaagaaattttgtaacgaaatttgagtgaggtcgtcatggctaacaataaaaatgttttcatgacgaaaatgagttgatgaatagagttttatcattattgattaatatagataaattgattcgattatgtgaagtgtac
The window above is part of the Rutidosis leptorrhynchoides isolate AG116_Rl617_1_P2 chromosome 1, CSIRO_AGI_Rlap_v1, whole genome shotgun sequence genome. Proteins encoded here:
- the LOC139882654 gene encoding protein OCTOPUS-like; amino-acid sequence: MNPTTTDQLPPPPPPLPLQPPRSSFSCDRHPDENFSGFCPLCLCERLTTLDQSAAAAAGTSSSRRNSTSSATAALKSIYTTFEAYRNKSSTTATAKTSSSFLPELRRTKSFSAARNDGLGFSTGGYELQRKSCDVRNTLYSLFTIDDVNKQHLKNRANGTELEQEIEINVNEIEVPNDVVSREINEIEELPVEDASTDELKIKTMKDHIHIDLDSQSKKSTKSNFWSAASVLSKKWQTWRRKQKKSPNDVVSSSKLPIEKPISRQYRETQSEIADYGFGRRSCDVDHPRFSLDAGRVSFDDPRYSFDEPRASWDGYMIGRTFPRLPPMVEDVPIVVHVPRSDMQISVEQPAKSDEFVPGGSIQTREYYTDSSSRRRKSLDRSNSIRKMAAAVVAEMDDTNIKPEAGAAARSAALAPVSNAKVSPATIDYNNYPSNKGLRAPSIGCEQELRRDSNSNSLRDDYSETFEIGLGFRDNGVEKKESKKSRRWKWKIWGFIHRRGGNKDDEDDRCSRVNGVARSYSESWQENGNNRNLFRSNSSVSWRNSSHNMKKSSSEFGNGKNKRVGGDEFVLERNRSARYSPKHTDSGLLRFYLTPLRGSRRSRSSSNSNSIARNMTRNY